The following DNA comes from Mycobacteroides immunogenum.
GATGCGCTCGCGGTCGTGTCCCAGCACGATCACCAGATGCTCGGGATTCACGCTGGCCGCCGCGTACACCGAGTGCGCCAGCATGGAGCGGCCACCGAGGGTATGCAGCACCTTGGGGATATCCGAACACATGCGGGTACCGGCACCCGCGGCCAGCACGATTACTGCGGTCCCAGCGGTATTGCCTGGCATTTCCTACTCCCTACTGCTCCGTCGCCAGGACTCGAACCTGAACTATCTGAACCAAAATCAGAGGTGCTGCCGATTACACCACGACGGACTGTTACAGAATGAAGACTGTAGTCGACCACGGAGCAAGGCTTGTCCGAGCGACTCGGCAGGCTTGCGCGCGGCGCGTCGTAGGAAAGTGATGGCACATGGCGGTACCTAGTAGGCCGGATGGCCCGGGGCGGACTCCGCGAGTCCGGATGGCCGGCTCCGAGCGTCGCCGCCAACTGATCGACGTGGCCCGGTCGCTGTTCGCCGAACGCGGGTACGAGGCCACCTCCATCGAAGAGATCGCCCAGCGCGCCGGGGTGTCCAAGCCTGTCGTGTACGAGCACTTCGGCGGCAAGGAGGGGCTGTATGCCGTGGTGGTGGATCGTGAGATGTCGGTGCTGCTGGACGGCATCACCTCGTCGCTGACGAGTTATCGCTCGCGGGTGCGGCTTGAGCAGGTGGCATTGGCCCTGCTGAGTTATATCGAGGATCGCACCGATGGCTTCCGGATTTTGATCCGGGACTCGCCGCCCGGCGTCAGCTCGGGCACATACTCGAGCCTGCTCAACGACGCGGTCAGCCAGGTGTCGAGCATTCTCGCGGGTGACTTCCAGCGACGCGGGCTGGATGCCGAGATGGCGCCGCTGTATGCGCAGGCTCTGGTGGGTCAGGTGTCGATGACGGCTCAGTGGTGGCTCGACGCGCGCGAGCCCAAAAAGGAAGTCGTCGCGGCGCATATCGTCAACCTGTGTTGGCACGGTTTGAAGCATCTGGAGGCTGATCCGCAGCTGCACGAGGAATGACCGCTCGCGCCGGAACATCTGCGCACCGCGAACCGTTCGACTTAACAGAGGGTTCGTAAAGGTGGTGGGTCGTGAGGATGTTTCGTCTGGTC
Coding sequences within:
- a CDS encoding TetR/AcrR family transcriptional regulator → MAGSERRRQLIDVARSLFAERGYEATSIEEIAQRAGVSKPVVYEHFGGKEGLYAVVVDREMSVLLDGITSSLTSYRSRVRLEQVALALLSYIEDRTDGFRILIRDSPPGVSSGTYSSLLNDAVSQVSSILAGDFQRRGLDAEMAPLYAQALVGQVSMTAQWWLDAREPKKEVVAAHIVNLCWHGLKHLEADPQLHEE